The following are encoded in a window of Acinonyx jubatus isolate Ajub_Pintada_27869175 chromosome D4, VMU_Ajub_asm_v1.0, whole genome shotgun sequence genomic DNA:
- the PPP3R2 gene encoding calcineurin subunit B type 2 has protein sequence MGNEASYPTEMCSHFNHDEIKRLSKRFKKLDLDCSGSLSVDEFLSLPELRQNPLVQRVIDVFDTDGNGEVDFEEFVVGTSQFSVRGDEEQKLRFAFSIYDMDKDGYISNGELFQVLKMMVRNNLQDWQLQQIVDKTIIILDRDGDGRISFEEFSAVVGNLEVHKKLVVTV, from the coding sequence ATGGGAAATGAAGCTAGTTACCCGACGGAGATGTGTTCCCACTTCAACCACGATGAAATTAAAAGGCTGAGCAAGAGGTTTAAGAAGCTGGACTTGGACTGTTCGGGCTCTCTGAGCGTGGACGAGTTCTTGTCCCTGCCCGAGCTGCGGCAGAACCCGTTGGTGCAGCGAGTGATCGACGTCTTCGACACCGACGGCAATGGAGAGGTGGACTTTGAGGAGTTCGTCGTGGGGACCTCCCAGTTCAGCGTCAGGGGGGACGAGGAGCAGAAGTTGAGGTTTGCCTTCAGCATCTACGACATGGATAAAGACGGCTACATTTCCAACGGGGAGCTGTTCCAGGTGCTGAAGATGATGGTGAGGAACAACCTGCAAGACTGGCAGTTACAGCAGATCGTGGACAAAACTATCATCATCCTGGACAGGGATGGCGACGGGAGAATATCCTTCGAGGAATTCAGTGCCGTGGTCGGAAACCTGGAGGTCCACAAGAAGTTGGTGGTAACTGTGTGA